From the genome of Bactrocera oleae isolate idBacOlea1 chromosome 2, idBacOlea1, whole genome shotgun sequence, one region includes:
- the Osi6 gene encoding uncharacterized protein Osi6 — translation MNLYLTATCILLLSAGAFADPIKDNNVVTPASGFNKCLEADSISCLQLTLFRKAKSFFENPQIEVFGGVSLIKSNEGRQGKSLDDNAVAVEAAPSVEARTSEMGTYFMNHAKNFFAERSLNFNFANAARSVARAIPDDIKADLRELVVESRTKKKKLLKKLLPILLGVGAKIAVLGVGAIFGLLFLAKKALVVSVIAFFLALAAGASSGLSRLGGGGGGGLLGGLGGLFGGKNSGSASASTGGWSSGAASGGWSSGGNSGWDSHGAYSSPVAQTIAYSGYKQARR, via the exons atgAATTTATATCTTACCGCCACCTGTATCCTGCTGCTGTCCGCTGGTGCATTTGCCGATCCCATTAAGGATAATAATGTCGTCACACCGGCTAGTGGTTTTAATAAGTGCTTAGAAGCTGATTCTATCTCGTGCCTCCAACTAACG CTTTTCCGCAAAGCTAAATCATTCTTTGAAAATCCACAAATCGAAGTCTTCGGCGGCGTCTCACTCATCAAATCCAACGAGGGACGTCAGGGTAAATCACTTGATGACAATGCTGTTGCCGTGGAGGCTGCACCCAGCGTTGAGGCACGCACCAGCGAAATGGGCACCTACTTCATGAATCACGCTAAGAACTTCTTTGCTGAACGTTCGTTGAACTTCAACTTTGCCAATGCCGCACGCTCGGTGGCACGTGCCATTCCCGATGACATCAAGGCTGATTTGCGTGAATTGGTTGTTGAGTCGCGTACCAAGAAGAAGAAgttgttgaaaaaattgttgCCAATCTTATTAGGTGTCGGTGCTAAGATTGCTGTTTTGGGTGTCGGTGCTATCTTCGGTCTGCTCTTCTTGGCCAAGAAGGCGCTCGTTGTTTCTGTTATTGCTTTCTTCTTGGCCTTGGCTGCTGGTGCCTCAAGTGGTCTGAGCCGTTtgggcggcggcggcggcggtggtCTGCTCGGCGGTCTCGGCGGATTGTTCGGCGGAAAGAATTCCGGCAGTGCCAGCGCTAGCACTGGTGGTTGGTCATCGGGCGCTGCTTCAGGCGGCTGGTCATCTGGCGGTAACTCCGGCTGGGACTCCCATGGTGCCTACAGCTCGCCAGTTGCGCAAACAATCGCCTACTCTGGTTACAAGCAAGCCAGACGGTAA